The Sulfurovum riftiae genome has a window encoding:
- a CDS encoding 50S ribosomal protein L23 yields the protein MADITDIKSIMYTEKSLALQEEGVIVVQTTPRMTKNGLKEVFKEFFGITPLRVNSMRVNGKVKRFKGIEGKRPDSKKFYVKLPEDAKIESLAV from the coding sequence ATGGCAGATATTACAGATATTAAATCAATTATGTATACAGAGAAGAGTTTGGCTCTTCAAGAAGAGGGTGTCATCGTAGTTCAAACAACTCCAAGAATGACTAAAAACGGTCTTAAAGAAGTTTTCAAAGAGTTCTTCGGGATCACTCCACTTAGAGTTAACTCCATGAGAGTCAACGGTAAAGTGAAAAGATTTAAAGGTATCGAAGGAAAGAGACCGGACTCCAAAAAGTTCTACGTCAAGCTTCCTGAAGATGCAAAAATCGAAAGCTTAGCGGTATAA
- a CDS encoding tyrosine-type recombinase/integrase, which yields MARIKSKKYAGVYLNHLANGDISYVINFKDQHGKKVWVTVGKKSNGINEKFAFAKRSEYVNKIKLGEDPLQHKKKKQVTTLDDLAMVYFLDKEAENKTNIRQIQKYNLYFGHIDPKDISSEYRAIKVSDNGKDGLGTKNIHSITKDDIQKLQKALKAKGKAPKTVNGIIQLLTAIINHSIKEKGLALTNPCTGVKRLKTDDSRDRYLSLDEVKQLIDKVQDNKTVYHFVKLALTTGARLEGVLHIQKKDINLHNSSITVHDLKSGGTYTGFFDDIYKAELTDHIKHLKANDYVVGGSDTKTTARTISRHLKPTLDHLFNKGLKVDDRKNRVVIHTLRHTFASQLAIAGVPILTIQKLLNHADITQTMRYAKLAPDQGSKAVKGLYQNKGIDK from the coding sequence ATGGCACGTATCAAATCAAAAAAATATGCAGGTGTGTATCTAAACCATTTAGCAAATGGTGATATTAGCTATGTTATCAACTTTAAAGATCAGCACGGCAAAAAGGTTTGGGTAACAGTTGGCAAAAAATCAAACGGCATAAATGAAAAGTTTGCTTTTGCCAAACGTAGTGAATATGTTAACAAGATCAAACTAGGTGAAGACCCGCTGCAACATAAAAAGAAAAAACAGGTTACAACACTTGACGACCTGGCAATGGTTTACTTTTTGGACAAAGAAGCTGAAAACAAAACCAATATCAGGCAGATACAAAAGTACAATCTGTATTTTGGCCATATCGACCCTAAAGACATTAGCAGCGAATATAGAGCGATCAAGGTAAGCGATAACGGCAAAGACGGGTTAGGCACTAAAAATATCCACAGCATAACCAAAGACGACATACAAAAGCTTCAAAAGGCACTGAAAGCCAAAGGCAAAGCACCCAAGACAGTAAACGGGATTATACAGCTTTTAACCGCGATCATAAACCACAGTATCAAAGAGAAGGGTTTAGCACTTACAAACCCCTGCACAGGTGTTAAACGATTGAAAACAGACGACAGCCGCGACCGCTACCTATCACTTGACGAAGTAAAACAGCTGATCGATAAGGTGCAGGACAATAAAACGGTTTACCACTTTGTAAAGTTGGCATTGACCACAGGTGCAAGGCTTGAAGGCGTGCTGCATATTCAAAAAAAGGATATCAACCTGCATAATAGCAGCATAACGGTACATGATCTTAAAAGTGGCGGTACATACACGGGCTTTTTTGACGATATCTACAAAGCCGAATTGACCGATCATATCAAGCACCTAAAGGCAAATGATTATGTGGTAGGCGGTAGCGATACCAAAACAACAGCACGTACCATATCACGGCATTTAAAACCGACACTTGACCACCTGTTTAACAAAGGGCTTAAAGTTGACGACAGAAAAAACCGTGTGGTTATCCATACGCTACGGCATACATTCGCTTCACAGCTGGCCATTGCAGGCGTGCCAATACTTACAATTCAAAAGCTTTTAAATCATGCTGACATTACACAAACCATGCGCTATGCAAAGTTAGCACCCGATCAAGGCAGTAAAGCGGTTAAGGGGTTATATCAAAATAAAGGAATTGACAAATGA
- a CDS encoding ATP-binding protein, translated as MFYISLDLLALEDMSIEEILTAYRKLHKLSSKEKIYLFLDEVTAKKEYQQALKNLYDLEDIKIYASSSSASLLRDKNAYLTGRQRLVEVMPLNFDEYLQFKEIHIKKADGYLKESYFEQYMNDGGMPEYVLTGDISYLQNLIDNIIYKDIIAYHNIRSESVVKDFFKLLMERSGKQLSLNKMAKILDVGVDTVRRYLSYFEDTYLIYTVEKHGKLNERIKNPKKIYAGDVGLKNVVTGFRDKGAIFENLLFLSLKPYHPAYVYEDGIEIDFITENNILIEAKYNSTLNEKQQKLFEATKAEKKIVIDGYKAFLDLQKELS; from the coding sequence ATATTTTATATCAGTCTTGACCTGCTTGCATTGGAGGATATGTCCATTGAAGAGATACTCACAGCCTACCGAAAACTGCATAAACTCTCTTCAAAAGAGAAAATCTATCTTTTTCTCGATGAAGTGACAGCCAAAAAAGAGTATCAGCAGGCACTTAAAAATCTTTATGATCTGGAAGATATCAAGATCTATGCATCGAGTTCATCCGCATCACTGTTGAGAGATAAAAATGCCTATTTGACAGGAAGGCAGAGGCTTGTTGAAGTGATGCCTCTCAACTTCGATGAGTATCTCCAATTTAAAGAAATACATATTAAAAAGGCCGATGGCTATCTGAAAGAGAGCTATTTTGAACAATATATGAATGATGGCGGTATGCCGGAGTATGTCTTGACAGGTGACATAAGCTATTTGCAGAACCTGATAGACAACATCATCTATAAAGATATTATTGCTTACCATAACATCAGAAGCGAGTCTGTTGTGAAAGATTTCTTTAAATTGCTGATGGAGAGAAGCGGAAAACAGCTGAGTTTGAATAAAATGGCAAAAATACTGGATGTCGGTGTCGATACTGTTCGCCGTTATCTTTCTTATTTTGAAGATACCTATTTGATCTATACAGTAGAGAAACATGGGAAATTGAATGAACGTATCAAGAATCCCAAAAAGATCTATGCCGGTGATGTAGGGTTGAAAAATGTAGTTACGGGATTTAGAGACAAAGGGGCGATCTTTGAGAACCTGTTGTTTTTGTCTCTCAAACCGTATCATCCGGCCTATGTGTATGAAGACGGTATTGAAATTGATTTTATAACGGAAAACAACATATTGATAGAAGCAAAATACAACTCAACGCTCAATGAAAAGCAGCAAAAACTTTTTGAGGCAACAAAAGCAGAAAAAAAGATTGTGATCGATGGATATAAAGCATTTTTGGATCTTCAAAAAGAATTGTCATGA
- the rpsJ gene encoding 30S ribosomal protein S10 gives MEKIRLKLKAYDHRVLDRSVAAIVDAVKRTGAEIRGPIPMPTKLKRYTVLKSPHVNKDAREQFEIRIHGRMIDIVSATSDTIDSLMKLDLAPEIEVEIRSMDK, from the coding sequence ATGGAAAAAATTAGATTGAAGCTTAAAGCTTATGATCATCGTGTGTTAGACAGATCAGTTGCTGCGATCGTAGATGCAGTTAAACGTACAGGTGCTGAGATTAGAGGGCCGATTCCAATGCCAACTAAACTTAAGCGTTATACTGTTCTTAAATCACCTCACGTAAACAAAGATGCACGTGAGCAGTTTGAGATCAGAATTCATGGAAGAATGATCGATATCGTTTCGGCTACTTCAGACACAATTGATTCACTTATGAAGTTGGATCTTGCGCCTGAGATCGAAGTTGAAATCAGATCAATGGACAAGTAG
- a CDS encoding DoxX family protein, with product MSGNIERFILRIMVGGMLLFHGISKLQHGIGAVKAMVVGHGLPEVLAYGVYVGEVLAPLLLLLGISSRVWAGVIVVNMLMAIWLTNFKGMLTLGAHGAWGMEAVMFYLLGALAITLLGSGRYAVLRD from the coding sequence ATGTCTGGAAATATTGAAAGGTTCATCCTGCGTATCATGGTCGGCGGGATGCTGCTGTTTCACGGTATCAGCAAACTGCAGCACGGCATAGGTGCCGTCAAAGCCATGGTCGTGGGGCACGGCCTGCCCGAAGTACTGGCATACGGGGTCTATGTCGGGGAGGTCCTCGCGCCGCTTCTGCTGCTTCTGGGTATCAGCAGCAGGGTCTGGGCGGGGGTCATCGTCGTCAACATGCTCATGGCCATCTGGCTGACCAACTTCAAAGGTATGCTGACACTCGGCGCACACGGCGCCTGGGGCATGGAAGCCGTCATGTTCTACCTCCTCGGCGCCCTGGCCATCACCCTGCTCGGCTCAGGCAGATACGCCGTCCTGCGAGACTAA
- the rplB gene encoding 50S ribosomal protein L2: MAIKTYKPTTPSRRYMTNLDSGDITAKASVRALLKNLPRSAGRNSNGRITSRHREAGAKKLYRIIDFKRNKFGVEGTVATVEYDPYRNCRICLVNYVDGDRRYVLQPKGLNVGDKIMSAESGLDIKTGNAMKLKNIPVGTLVHNIELSPGHGGQIARSAGGYAQIMGRDGKYVSLRLPSGEMRYVLGECLATIGTVGNEDFSNIVIGKAGRSRHLGIRPQTRGSAMNPIDHPHGGGEGKTNSGRHPVSPWGMPTKGYKTRKKKASDKLIISKRKK, encoded by the coding sequence ATGGCAATTAAAACATATAAACCAACCACACCTTCCCGTCGTTATATGACTAACCTTGACAGCGGTGACATCACTGCCAAAGCAAGCGTTAGAGCACTACTGAAGAATCTTCCGAGATCCGCAGGTAGAAACAGTAACGGTAGAATCACTTCTCGTCACAGAGAAGCAGGTGCGAAGAAACTGTACAGAATCATCGATTTCAAAAGAAACAAATTCGGTGTTGAAGGTACTGTAGCGACTGTTGAGTACGACCCGTACAGAAACTGTAGGATCTGTCTTGTGAACTATGTTGACGGTGACAGAAGATACGTACTTCAGCCAAAAGGCCTGAACGTAGGTGACAAGATCATGTCTGCAGAGTCTGGACTTGACATCAAGACAGGTAATGCGATGAAGCTTAAGAACATCCCTGTTGGTACTTTGGTACACAACATTGAACTCAGCCCTGGCCACGGTGGTCAGATCGCTCGTTCAGCAGGTGGATATGCTCAGATCATGGGTAGAGACGGCAAATACGTTTCTCTCAGACTTCCGTCAGGTGAGATGAGATACGTTCTTGGTGAATGTCTTGCGACGATCGGTACTGTTGGGAACGAAGACTTCTCCAACATCGTCATCGGTAAAGCAGGTAGAAGCAGACACCTTGGTATCAGACCACAGACACGTGGTTCTGCAATGAACCCGATCGATCACCCGCACGGTGGTGGTGAAGGTAAAACAAACTCAGGTCGTCATCCGGTATCTCCTTGGGGTATGCCAACTAAGGGTTACAAGACTCGTAAGAAAAAAGCTAGTGATAAGTTAATTATCTCTAAGAGAAAAAAGTAA
- a CDS encoding peptidoglycan recognition protein family protein yields the protein MPATLFVKPRRRIDRVFIHCSASDVPAHDSVDVIREWHLARGFDDIGYHFFIHKNGDLSPGRDIERTPAAQHGHNLRTIAICLHGLKREKFTAAQEKTLQALCSQINEAYLKQVSFHGHCEVSPKACPVIDYKRVLRLDAYGSLGLESQPVVSAAGQTDDLPRLTLGDSGEAVKKLQSLLHVTADGDYGPETLAAVKAFKRQNGLYPSGIVTPQVWQLLMKPVLESVRTVELSALPDLQTGSRGPSVAFLQELLFIRPDGIFGPATARAVRAFKKANMLYASDLVKKHVWKLLLDLRSIEHYA from the coding sequence ATGCCTGCGACCTTATTTGTAAAACCCAGACGGAGGATCGACCGGGTCTTCATTCACTGTTCGGCTTCCGACGTTCCCGCCCACGACAGTGTCGATGTCATACGAGAGTGGCATCTTGCACGCGGGTTTGACGACATCGGCTACCACTTTTTCATACACAAGAACGGAGACCTGAGTCCGGGCAGGGATATCGAGAGAACCCCTGCCGCACAGCACGGCCACAACCTGCGTACCATCGCCATCTGCCTGCACGGCCTCAAAAGAGAGAAGTTCACAGCGGCACAGGAGAAGACGCTGCAGGCGCTTTGCAGCCAGATAAACGAGGCTTACCTCAAACAGGTCAGCTTCCACGGCCACTGCGAGGTTTCGCCCAAGGCCTGCCCTGTCATCGACTACAAACGGGTGCTCAGACTCGACGCCTACGGCTCCCTGGGTCTTGAGAGCCAGCCGGTGGTCTCCGCAGCCGGCCAGACGGACGATCTGCCCAGGCTGACCCTCGGTGACAGCGGGGAGGCGGTCAAAAAGCTGCAGTCTCTGCTGCATGTCACGGCTGACGGCGACTACGGCCCTGAAACGCTCGCAGCGGTCAAGGCTTTCAAACGCCAGAACGGCCTCTACCCCAGCGGCATCGTCACCCCGCAGGTCTGGCAGCTGCTCATGAAGCCTGTGCTCGAGAGTGTCAGAACGGTCGAACTTTCCGCCCTGCCCGACCTCCAGACAGGCTCCCGGGGCCCTTCGGTGGCCTTCCTTCAGGAGCTGCTCTTCATCAGGCCCGATGGTATCTTCGGCCCGGCCACGGCCCGGGCGGTCAGGGCCTTCAAGAAGGCGAATATGCTCTATGCCAGCGACCTGGTCAAGAAGCATGTCTGGAAACTCCTGCTCGATCTCAGAAGCATCGAACACTATGCCTAG
- the rplD gene encoding 50S ribosomal protein L4: MKTTVIKTTDLPKAFLEVHPHNLYLYCKAYAAGLRANTAQTKNRSAVSGGGKKPWAQKGGGRARAGSLRSPIFVGGGVAFGPSTNKNYSQKVNKKQKKLALYHALAELAANERLFVVDNVSIESGKTKDALAFVNGLEQRDVLVVKEMIDDKTFLAFRNLQNAYLVEANELNAYLAAAYHSVVIEKAVFDKLTKEA, from the coding sequence ATGAAAACAACAGTAATTAAAACAACAGACCTCCCAAAAGCGTTTTTGGAAGTTCACCCTCACAACCTTTACCTTTACTGTAAAGCGTATGCAGCTGGACTCAGAGCGAACACTGCTCAGACAAAGAACAGATCTGCTGTAAGCGGTGGTGGTAAGAAGCCATGGGCTCAAAAAGGTGGCGGACGTGCAAGAGCCGGTTCATTGAGATCTCCGATCTTCGTTGGCGGTGGTGTTGCATTCGGACCGAGCACGAACAAGAACTACAGCCAGAAAGTCAACAAGAAGCAGAAGAAGCTTGCGCTTTACCACGCATTGGCTGAATTGGCTGCGAATGAAAGACTTTTCGTTGTAGACAATGTTTCTATCGAATCTGGAAAGACAAAAGATGCTTTGGCATTCGTAAACGGTCTTGAGCAGAGAGATGTACTTGTCGTAAAAGAGATGATCGATGACAAAACATTCCTGGCATTCAGAAATCTCCAGAACGCATATCTTGTTGAAGCAAACGAGCTTAACGCTTACCTTGCAGCAGCGTATCACTCAGTAGTGATCGAAAAAGCTGTATTTGATAAATTGACTAAAGAGGCTTAA
- a CDS encoding nucleotidyltransferase family protein, translated as MKNIEDLKRFLISTFPEEEIILFGSRARGDASQHSDIDVAIRGKEKLKRALAEARFVIEESRLPYKVDLVDLSQAPYLETVIEKEGVVWH; from the coding sequence ATGAAAAATATAGAAGACCTCAAACGTTTTTTGATCAGTACCTTTCCGGAGGAGGAGATCATTTTGTTTGGTTCCCGGGCACGGGGAGATGCATCGCAGCATTCAGATATTGATGTGGCCATCAGGGGTAAGGAAAAGTTGAAAAGGGCTTTGGCAGAAGCACGATTTGTCATAGAAGAATCCAGGCTGCCATACAAGGTGGATCTGGTCGATCTCAGTCAGGCACCGTATCTTGAAACGGTGATCGAAAAAGAGGGTGTAGTGTGGCACTAG
- a CDS encoding DEAD/DEAH box helicase — protein sequence MTKLKTKQRQAKIQIAEAIRQDALLFVDRLKALSKDGITVEGINQIDIMAGFKHSEAYNSLSAHYQSKVPTPLACAANQGLISISREGNKPYTYKIQIEKQQGKITLRPYQSDIVDQAAKAKGSVLIELPTGGGKSVIAKEVIKHETDKGGIALIVAPKITLLDQLANTFDELQPQIIHGAKDYDSGHNVFVSTLQTAYKRKLGFTPTMILIDETHYGFTGKMIKQLLDSFKGKVVGLSATPYDKQGKPLEGFKTHLNDYNMDYMITNGYLVPIISYQPVKVNLKGIRTTAGDYNIQDLDQKFNTIESVMQVVDATKQKIIDRKQALVFCITIKHAEAMAKAYNDAGIKSLAIHSQLSNEAKAEAMAAFKSGAIKVLTNADMLTTGFDHPPTDTIILARATKSQNLYKQMVGRVLRLAPNKTEAVLLDCAGVISNLGLPTAPIRPKHDYEAIEAGKSVCSECESERVYRTIKNDQVYKVCAECGHHEVIESQSGYECEECGQVHGNNADFMAMDGKLLLKCGCGHYTVISEATSHEKLKAIFDKRMVETLKRRVSAAYCTALISKYGVDFIYRNEVKRQLEALNIYIGQHPENATGGTLEKIIARMKTSPDEWRLLDKYHEDKLLPESSIAPDTQRQNIKDLESAFYRAKGFANTIDRLNALLQAKGQQALKEWVIDKTMQQLNDSHIEGIEAMTVKRLKNLYSGGKDTNSIDAFVPYIEKQRGTGDR from the coding sequence ATGACTAAACTAAAAACAAAACAGCGACAGGCAAAAATACAAATAGCCGAAGCGATCAGGCAGGACGCATTGTTATTTGTGGACAGGTTGAAAGCATTATCCAAAGACGGTATCACGGTTGAAGGTATTAACCAAATAGATATCATGGCAGGGTTTAAACACAGTGAAGCATACAACAGCCTGTCAGCCCATTATCAAAGCAAAGTGCCTACACCGTTAGCATGTGCAGCCAATCAGGGGCTTATCAGTATCAGCCGTGAAGGTAACAAGCCATACACGTACAAGATACAAATTGAAAAGCAGCAGGGCAAAATCACATTAAGGCCGTACCAATCCGATATTGTAGATCAGGCAGCCAAAGCAAAAGGCAGCGTACTTATCGAATTACCAACAGGCGGCGGCAAAAGTGTCATAGCCAAAGAAGTTATCAAACATGAAACAGATAAAGGCGGTATTGCTTTGATCGTAGCACCAAAGATAACGCTACTTGATCAGCTGGCCAACACCTTTGACGAATTGCAACCACAGATCATACACGGTGCAAAGGACTATGACAGCGGCCATAACGTTTTTGTATCAACACTGCAAACGGCATACAAACGAAAGTTAGGCTTTACACCTACAATGATACTGATAGACGAAACGCATTACGGCTTCACGGGCAAAATGATAAAGCAGCTATTGGACAGCTTCAAAGGTAAAGTGGTTGGGTTAAGTGCTACACCATACGATAAGCAGGGCAAACCGCTTGAAGGTTTTAAAACACACCTGAATGATTACAACATGGATTACATGATCACCAACGGCTATTTAGTACCAATTATCAGCTATCAACCCGTTAAAGTGAATTTGAAGGGCATTAGGACAACAGCGGGGGATTACAACATACAAGACCTTGACCAAAAGTTTAACACCATTGAAAGTGTCATGCAGGTAGTGGACGCTACAAAGCAAAAGATCATTGACCGCAAACAGGCGTTAGTGTTTTGTATCACGATCAAACATGCCGAAGCAATGGCCAAAGCCTATAATGACGCGGGCATAAAAAGCCTGGCAATTCATTCACAGCTAAGCAATGAAGCAAAAGCCGAAGCAATGGCAGCATTTAAAAGCGGTGCTATCAAGGTACTGACCAATGCCGATATGCTTACAACAGGTTTTGACCACCCGCCAACCGATACGATCATACTTGCAAGGGCTACCAAAAGCCAAAACCTTTACAAGCAAATGGTGGGGCGTGTGTTAAGGTTAGCACCAAACAAGACCGAAGCCGTGCTGCTTGATTGTGCAGGGGTTATAAGTAATTTGGGGCTACCCACTGCACCGATCAGGCCAAAGCACGACTATGAAGCCATTGAAGCGGGCAAAAGCGTTTGCAGTGAATGTGAAAGCGAACGGGTGTACCGTACTATCAAAAACGATCAAGTGTATAAGGTATGTGCTGAATGTGGCCACCATGAAGTAATTGAAAGCCAAAGCGGTTATGAATGTGAAGAATGTGGACAGGTACACGGTAACAATGCGGACTTTATGGCAATGGACGGCAAACTACTTTTAAAATGCGGGTGCGGGCATTACACCGTTATCAGTGAAGCAACCAGTCATGAAAAACTGAAAGCCATATTTGACAAGCGCATGGTAGAAACTTTGAAAAGGCGTGTCAGTGCTGCATACTGCACCGCGCTTATCAGTAAGTACGGTGTTGACTTTATTTATCGTAACGAAGTAAAACGACAGCTTGAAGCATTGAATATTTATATAGGACAGCACCCCGAAAATGCAACAGGCGGTACACTTGAAAAGATCATTGCCCGAATGAAAACAAGCCCCGACGAATGGCGACTATTGGACAAGTACCATGAAGATAAACTATTACCCGAAAGCAGCATTGCACCCGATACGCAAAGGCAAAACATAAAAGACCTTGAATCAGCGTTTTACCGTGCCAAAGGGTTTGCCAACACGATAGACAGGCTTAACGCTTTATTGCAGGCCAAAGGGCAACAGGCATTAAAAGAATGGGTAATTGATAAAACTATGCAGCAGCTAAACGATAGCCACATTGAAGGCATTGAAGCAATGACGGTTAAGCGGCTTAAAAACCTATACAGCGGCGGCAAAGATACAAACAGCATTGACGCGTTTGTACCGTATATCGAAAAGCAAAGGGGTACAGGTGACAGATAA
- the rplC gene encoding 50S ribosomal protein L3 yields MEFIVEKIGMSRTVDVPSVPVTLLKVVETKVCEVKEDGKALVAYNSSKKLNKSIEGQQTKFGVSKEFNKFMTIEVAEGTEAGDLNPAALAEAAVVKTSLNTKGRGFSGGMKRHNFGGGPGSHGHRFGRRIGSIGNAEWPGRVQKGKKMPGQYGNTKTTVKNDVVSFDADNGILVLKGSIPGHNGARGLVRIVK; encoded by the coding sequence ATGGAATTTATCGTAGAAAAAATTGGTATGAGCAGAACTGTTGACGTACCAAGTGTTCCAGTTACACTTCTGAAAGTCGTTGAGACGAAAGTTTGTGAAGTGAAAGAAGACGGAAAAGCACTTGTAGCGTACAACTCAAGCAAGAAATTGAACAAGAGCATCGAAGGTCAGCAGACAAAGTTCGGTGTCTCCAAAGAGTTCAACAAATTCATGACGATCGAAGTGGCTGAAGGTACTGAAGCGGGTGATCTCAACCCGGCAGCATTGGCTGAAGCGGCAGTAGTGAAGACATCACTCAATACCAAAGGTAGAGGTTTCTCCGGTGGTATGAAGCGTCACAACTTCGGCGGCGGACCTGGTTCTCACGGACACAGATTCGGTAGACGTATCGGTTCTATCGGTAACGCCGAGTGGCCTGGTCGTGTACAGAAAGGTAAGAAAATGCCTGGACAGTACGGAAACACGAAAACAACAGTAAAAAATGACGTTGTGTCATTCGATGCTGACAACGGCATCCTAGTATTAAAAGGTTCAATTCCTGGTCACAACGGTGCCAGAGGATTGGTAAGGATAGTTAAATAA
- a CDS encoding type II toxin-antitoxin system MqsA family antitoxin translates to MICKHGEMEKGFTTITLEKDGATILFKHVPALLCDNCGEKYIDEKITSELLTKAQEIVKNGVEVDIREYTPAA, encoded by the coding sequence ATGATCTGTAAACATGGTGAAATGGAAAAAGGGTTTACGACAATTACCCTTGAAAAAGATGGTGCCACGATTCTCTTTAAACATGTACCAGCATTGTTATGTGACAATTGTGGTGAAAAATATATTGATGAGAAGATCACATCTGAACTATTGACAAAAGCGCAAGAGATCGTCAAAAATGGTGTAGAAGTGGATATCCGTGAATATACTCCTGCGGCATAG
- a CDS encoding HTH domain-containing protein, whose amino-acid sequence MYITFSIARFNYEKLDEVLPKPTAILSNDRSIKATYHFGQNIISGKQIMRVGLIKKSIEAMFDNQVSWLSDPLPNMTSDVYGIDAFYHDYCRYKTYPKWRWVKHRNQLVRYAMHYAQRLHENGLFCFETVLGYMYIQNQRMKGKIAKFEVLEKKVRWVMSKTYERIERGDFKKLDREALAKARAKNVALANKASIVSRQNKVQQRQQQVQQLLNNGVTDIHSIAGRLNVTTRTIYNDMKALKVRK is encoded by the coding sequence ATGTATATCACATTTAGCATTGCCCGTTTCAACTATGAAAAGCTTGACGAAGTACTGCCAAAGCCTACGGCCATACTATCAAATGATAGAAGCATAAAGGCCACGTATCATTTTGGACAAAATATTATTAGCGGTAAACAGATCATGCGCGTTGGACTGATAAAAAAAAGCATTGAAGCCATGTTTGATAATCAGGTAAGCTGGCTAAGTGACCCGCTGCCAAATATGACAAGTGACGTTTATGGCATTGACGCTTTTTATCACGATTATTGCAGGTACAAAACCTATCCAAAGTGGCGATGGGTAAAGCACCGTAACCAGTTAGTGCGGTATGCCATGCACTATGCCCAACGGTTACACGAAAACGGCCTTTTTTGCTTTGAAACGGTGTTAGGGTATATGTATATACAAAACCAACGCATGAAGGGCAAAATAGCCAAATTTGAAGTGCTTGAAAAAAAAGTACGTTGGGTAATGTCCAAAACCTATGAACGCATTGAACGTGGCGACTTTAAAAAGCTTGATCGTGAAGCATTGGCAAAGGCACGTGCTAAAAATGTAGCATTGGCAAATAAAGCTTCAATCGTTTCAAGGCAAAATAAAGTGCAGCAGCGGCAACAGCAGGTACAGCAGCTTTTAAACAATGGTGTAACGGACATACACAGCATTGCAGGCAGGCTAAACGTGACCACCCGCACCATTTACAATGACATGAAAGCTTTGAAGGTGCGCAAATGA
- a CDS encoding HI0074 family nucleotidyltransferase substrate-binding subunit: protein MALEKKISDFQNALERLNEAFVKTKEHQNEEEYSFFRDSTIQRFEFTLEIAWKSIKTFLLEQDGIECRSPKACMRDFFSTGYIDEVGIGELLAMIDDRNLATHTYHEALADEIFEHISVYLVILQNIYNTIHTIATSDK from the coding sequence GTGGCACTAGAAAAAAAGATTTCAGATTTCCAAAATGCATTGGAGCGTTTGAATGAGGCGTTTGTAAAAACCAAAGAACATCAAAATGAAGAAGAGTACTCTTTTTTCAGGGATTCGACCATTCAGCGTTTTGAGTTTACCTTGGAGATCGCATGGAAAAGTATCAAGACCTTTTTACTTGAGCAGGATGGCATTGAGTGCAGATCTCCAAAAGCCTGCATGAGAGATTTTTTTTCAACAGGGTATATTGATGAGGTTGGGATAGGAGAACTGCTTGCCATGATAGATGACAGAAACCTGGCAACGCATACCTATCATGAAGCATTGGCAGATGAGATCTTTGAGCATATTTCAGTGTACCTTGTGATATTGCAAAACATATATAATACGATCCATACTATAGCTACTTCTGATAAATAG
- a CDS encoding PIN domain-containing protein, with translation MLEIHGENIVISKQVVNELVVVNELVNVLLKKFKLSSAAIENAILELDTFFPIADFDLKTQIKALHLKERYNFQYYDALIVATALENGCTILLSEDMQHQQIIESTLTIINPFK, from the coding sequence ATGCTGGAAATACATGGGGAGAATATTGTTATTTCTAAACAGGTTGTAAATGAATTGGTTGTTGTAAATGAATTGGTTAATGTATTGCTCAAGAAGTTTAAACTTTCATCTGCTGCTATAGAAAATGCCATTTTGGAGCTTGATACATTTTTTCCTATTGCAGATTTTGATTTGAAAACACAGATTAAAGCATTGCATCTAAAAGAACGATATAATTTTCAATACTATGATGCGCTTATTGTAGCAACTGCCTTGGAAAATGGTTGTACTATATTGTTAAGTGAAGATATGCAGCATCAACAAATTATTGAAAGTACTTTGACAATTATTAATCCCTTTAAATAG